In a single window of the Notamacropus eugenii isolate mMacEug1 chromosome 4, mMacEug1.pri_v2, whole genome shotgun sequence genome:
- the RPS20 gene encoding small ribosomal subunit protein uS10, with translation MAFKDTGKTLVEPEVAIHRIRITLTSRNVKSLEKVCADLIRGAKEKNLKVKGPVRMPTKTLRITTRKTPCGEGSKTWDRFQMRIHKRLIDLHSPSEIVKQITSISIEPGVEVEVTIADA, from the exons ATG GCCTTCAAAGACACCGGCAAGACGCTCGTGGAGCCCGAAGTGGCCATCCACCGCATCCGGATCACCCTCACCAGCCGCAACGTGAAGTCGCTGGAGAAAG TGTGTGCTGACCTAATCAGAGGAGCCAAAGAGAAGAACCTCAAAGTCAAGGGACCTGTTCGAATGCCCACCAAG ACCCTTCGAATCACAACTAGAAAAACTCCTTGCGGTGAAGGTTCAAAGACTTGGGATCGGTTCCAGATGAGAATCCACAAGCGTCTTATTGATTTGCACAGTCCTTCTGAAATTGTGAAGCAGATCACTTCTATCAGCATTGAACCAGGTGTGGAAGTGGAAGTCACCATTGCAGATGCCTAA